From Rubripirellula reticaptiva, the proteins below share one genomic window:
- a CDS encoding sigma-54-dependent transcriptional regulator codes for MKAKSAKRTLMIVDDEPSQRKLIGGFFAAFGFTIVEAESAEGMLDLLDQHSTDMILLDVRLPKMSGIEALPKIRERLPTVPVVLITAYADVRQAVAAVKSGADDYLSKPIDLEELKIAVYDALAIPTSHDAEDEVVLPELPANFIYRSRAMRQLVQTVSVVAPSDAPILIQGPSGTGKELIAQLIHRWSSRASHPIVTTNCAGLSATLIESELFGHVKGAFTGASEDRKGLFRTASGGSLFLDEIGEMPLEMQPKLLRALETNQVTPVGSDRHVDVDTRLIAATNRNLMDEVKGGRFREDLFYRLNVVELIIPSLAERREDIIPLARHFANQFANQQVRMSPQASQAILTHSWTGNVRELRNAIQRACLLCQGDVILPEHLPANMASDATAELADTGRLSQVERATILSTLEECDGNRTQAAKKLGISRRALIYKLHDIDTET; via the coding sequence GTGAAAGCCAAATCCGCCAAGCGCACTCTTATGATCGTCGATGACGAGCCGTCACAGCGAAAGCTGATCGGTGGCTTCTTCGCTGCCTTTGGCTTCACAATCGTCGAAGCGGAATCCGCCGAAGGGATGCTCGATTTACTCGACCAGCATTCGACCGACATGATTTTGCTGGATGTGCGTCTGCCAAAGATGAGTGGTATCGAGGCACTGCCGAAGATTCGGGAACGATTGCCGACCGTTCCCGTTGTACTTATCACAGCGTACGCAGATGTTCGGCAAGCAGTCGCCGCGGTCAAAAGTGGAGCCGACGACTATCTGTCAAAGCCGATCGACCTCGAGGAATTGAAAATCGCCGTCTACGATGCCCTCGCCATCCCAACTTCGCACGATGCGGAAGACGAGGTTGTGTTGCCCGAGCTGCCTGCGAATTTCATCTACAGAAGCCGGGCGATGCGTCAATTGGTCCAGACAGTCTCCGTCGTCGCGCCGTCGGATGCTCCCATCCTGATCCAAGGGCCAAGCGGCACCGGAAAGGAGTTGATCGCGCAACTGATTCACCGTTGGAGTTCCCGAGCATCACATCCAATCGTGACCACGAATTGCGCGGGACTATCGGCAACGCTCATCGAAAGCGAACTGTTTGGTCACGTGAAGGGTGCATTTACCGGTGCCTCAGAAGATAGAAAAGGTTTGTTTCGGACCGCCAGTGGCGGCAGCTTGTTTCTGGATGAGATTGGCGAGATGCCGCTGGAGATGCAGCCAAAATTGTTGCGTGCGTTAGAAACAAACCAAGTCACACCGGTCGGTTCAGATCGGCACGTCGATGTCGACACGCGACTGATCGCCGCCACCAACCGCAATCTGATGGATGAAGTTAAAGGAGGCCGCTTTCGTGAAGATCTTTTTTATCGACTGAACGTCGTCGAGCTGATTATTCCATCGCTAGCCGAACGTCGCGAGGACATCATTCCGCTGGCAAGGCATTTCGCGAATCAATTCGCAAACCAGCAAGTGCGAATGTCGCCGCAGGCGTCTCAAGCGATCCTGACACATTCATGGACTGGGAATGTTCGCGAGCTACGAAACGCGATTCAGCGTGCATGCTTGCTTTGCCAAGGCGATGTGATTCTACCGGAGCATCTGCCTGCAAATATGGCTTCCGATGCAACGGCCGAACTAGCCGACACTGGACGCTTGTCGCAGGTTGAAAGAGCAACGATTCTATCAACACTCGAAGAATGCGATGGAAATCGAACTCAGGCTGCGAAAAAACTAGGCATAAGCCGACGAGCGTTGATCTATAAGCTTCACGACATCGATACCGAGACCTAG
- a CDS encoding glycosyltransferase: MQVSSNDMAVEAIPSVEAEISSVSLILPAWNEADAINGAIEEADAALRQISDEYEIIVVDDGSRDATADLVRNIAVENPAVRLISHGQNLGYGAALRNGFAAATKNLVVFTDADRQFDLAELDRFALLSKRYDIVCGYRIDRKDSFLRCLYSRVYNHLVRLLLGTKVRDIDCAMKMFRREVVQDLTISTDGFLVNSELLTQANQKQYSIVEVGVTHRPRVDGHSTVSASHIPRVLKSLVRYWWNTIQFPSQGGQNGRSGIAKSSKEPKWIGWAQRALILFAAIFLFANLGYPLIDRDETRYAEISREMLVTNNWALPQLNFEPYYDKPPLLYWLCAASYKMFGISEWSARLVPAIAAFLTLLSTLWFGSRLFGRTAGVISATVLLLSAGFAFTSRYLLIDGVLTFLVSLSLFTAYESILGKSVKLHWWMASAVCCGLACMAKGPLSLILLLPPVFAFAWLSDSCAKPRWWHYALTFATVGIITAPWLVAVTLQDSNFVLDFLYRHNLKRFSGEFHARPFWFFVPVLMVAGHPWSFLTIPYTKFLFSRQEISRATRSPALGFLLLWSGWCFVFFSLAKCKLPTYLLPASPALALMIGHYLNNALSDTRHMNRYWFARFWSARSATATTCFAGVGFVIFALYEGFESSYSLYLWAMLWTTLLVSSLLMLSDRHQGKLAWASSAGITTLFVVMVMHQMVPMYSRSQTILGVGSPLAKAVGVLAEHPVVTISHEFSEIPFYLQRSDVIHLRSADARRLQSLVESRGAVTVILDKHLSPEQLAKELPGYLAVRTGMQRGPATFVRLSSIDPPQRIASSKERGRD, encoded by the coding sequence ATGCAAGTTTCATCAAATGACATGGCCGTAGAAGCCATTCCGTCAGTGGAGGCGGAGATTTCCAGTGTCAGCCTGATTCTTCCAGCTTGGAATGAAGCAGACGCAATTAATGGGGCCATCGAGGAAGCCGATGCGGCACTTCGTCAGATCAGCGACGAATATGAAATCATCGTTGTCGACGACGGTAGCAGAGATGCGACAGCGGACTTAGTTCGAAACATTGCTGTAGAAAATCCGGCGGTCCGGCTCATCAGCCATGGGCAGAATCTCGGCTATGGGGCAGCTCTGCGAAACGGGTTCGCTGCGGCAACGAAAAACCTTGTGGTTTTCACCGACGCCGATCGTCAGTTTGACTTGGCTGAACTTGATCGTTTCGCGTTGCTATCCAAACGGTATGACATTGTTTGCGGTTATCGAATTGATCGAAAGGACAGCTTTTTGCGTTGTCTTTACTCGCGAGTTTACAACCACTTGGTGCGTCTGCTTCTGGGGACAAAGGTTCGTGATATCGACTGCGCAATGAAGATGTTTCGCCGTGAGGTTGTTCAAGACTTGACGATCTCGACCGACGGCTTTCTCGTTAACTCAGAGCTGCTAACGCAAGCGAATCAAAAGCAGTATTCAATCGTCGAGGTAGGGGTGACTCACCGGCCCCGTGTCGATGGACACAGCACAGTTTCAGCATCACATATCCCTAGGGTCTTGAAGAGTCTTGTCCGGTACTGGTGGAACACCATTCAGTTTCCTTCTCAGGGTGGGCAAAACGGACGCAGCGGTATAGCCAAAAGTAGCAAAGAACCGAAGTGGATCGGTTGGGCTCAAAGAGCGTTAATCCTGTTTGCCGCGATTTTCCTCTTCGCCAACCTTGGCTACCCGCTGATTGATCGGGACGAGACGCGATACGCAGAGATTTCACGAGAAATGCTGGTGACGAATAACTGGGCACTTCCCCAGCTCAACTTTGAGCCTTACTACGATAAACCACCTTTACTGTATTGGCTGTGCGCGGCTAGCTACAAAATGTTCGGAATCAGCGAGTGGTCCGCGCGGCTGGTGCCCGCAATCGCCGCATTTTTAACGCTTTTGTCAACGCTCTGGTTTGGAAGTCGATTGTTCGGCAGGACAGCGGGAGTGATCAGTGCGACTGTTTTGTTGTTGTCTGCTGGATTCGCTTTTACAAGCCGCTATTTGCTGATCGATGGAGTGCTAACGTTTTTAGTTTCGCTTTCGCTCTTCACTGCCTATGAGTCGATCCTGGGCAAAAGCGTCAAACTGCACTGGTGGATGGCATCGGCCGTTTGTTGTGGATTGGCTTGTATGGCGAAGGGGCCGTTGTCGTTGATCCTGCTACTGCCGCCAGTGTTTGCTTTTGCGTGGTTGTCTGACTCGTGTGCAAAGCCTCGCTGGTGGCACTACGCGCTGACGTTTGCAACCGTGGGGATCATTACAGCGCCATGGTTAGTTGCTGTCACGCTACAGGACTCGAACTTTGTGCTTGACTTTCTGTACCGACACAACCTCAAGCGATTCTCTGGGGAGTTTCATGCTCGACCTTTTTGGTTCTTCGTTCCTGTGCTAATGGTTGCAGGTCATCCTTGGTCGTTCTTGACGATCCCGTACACGAAGTTCCTTTTTTCACGCCAGGAAATAAGCCGTGCCACTCGCTCGCCCGCGTTGGGGTTCTTGTTGCTGTGGAGCGGTTGGTGTTTTGTGTTTTTCTCGCTCGCGAAGTGCAAGCTACCGACTTATTTGCTTCCCGCGTCTCCAGCACTGGCGCTAATGATCGGGCACTATTTGAACAATGCGTTAAGTGATACTCGTCACATGAATCGATACTGGTTCGCACGGTTTTGGTCTGCCCGGTCAGCAACCGCAACCACTTGTTTTGCCGGAGTCGGCTTCGTCATCTTCGCTTTGTACGAAGGGTTTGAAAGTTCGTACTCGTTGTACCTCTGGGCGATGCTTTGGACGACGCTTTTGGTAAGTTCGTTATTGATGTTAAGCGATCGGCACCAAGGCAAACTTGCGTGGGCATCATCCGCTGGAATAACGACACTATTCGTGGTGATGGTAATGCATCAAATGGTGCCAATGTATAGTCGGTCCCAGACAATCCTCGGCGTCGGTTCACCACTCGCAAAGGCAGTCGGCGTGTTGGCGGAGCATCCCGTTGTGACGATTTCGCATGAATTTTCGGAAATACCATTCTACTTACAGCGTTCCGATGTGATTCACCTGCGGTCTGCTGACGCGCGGCGTTTGCAGTCGCTCGTCGAATCACGCGGGGCGGTGACAGTCATCCTCGACAAGCATCTGTCGCCGGAACAATTGGCTAAAGAACTGCCAGGGTATCTAGCTGTCAGGACTGGAATGCAACGAGGCCCTGCAACCTTTGTTCGTCTATCTTCGATCGATCCACCGCAGCGGATTGCAAGCTCCAAAGAACGCGGAAGAGATTAA
- a CDS encoding M56 family metallopeptidase → MSDPEIIIAVATGVILYTSGILVCVSLLETLADDTKFACWLWTLGLWLSLVFPIVLVLIPSARIEFAKGPGFLNSVAEQNGIDIVLLSVWGIGTSIVAALRLSARCLLSRWIRSTCCDLADDELTQIGRIVPELSVATRIVATNASIGPFCYSQGQCTIVLPCYLLNESDQVIRHTILHEIAHFQHEHPRQLRLQNLCTAVYWFHPVVWWAARRADLAREYLCDEVVVRSEGDVANYLRSLATVAQRSTERDRQEDGLGISRRSSLVRRSKRLVQLAGRNNESENPWRKYAALIVLVILVAAITIWAYLALIKRSLGSVNQKGSCRGEFSFEMDQNRIRFVR, encoded by the coding sequence ATGAGTGACCCTGAAATCATCATCGCAGTTGCGACCGGCGTAATTCTTTACACCAGTGGCATTCTGGTGTGTGTATCGCTGCTGGAAACACTTGCGGATGACACGAAATTCGCTTGTTGGTTATGGACGTTGGGCTTGTGGCTTTCGCTGGTCTTTCCCATCGTCTTGGTGCTGATTCCGTCGGCTCGAATTGAATTTGCAAAGGGACCAGGATTTCTGAATTCTGTTGCCGAGCAAAATGGGATTGATATCGTGCTGCTATCAGTTTGGGGGATTGGCACATCGATCGTTGCAGCCTTGCGTCTCAGTGCTCGATGCTTGCTCAGTCGTTGGATACGTTCAACGTGTTGCGACCTGGCTGACGACGAGCTTACGCAGATAGGTAGAATCGTTCCAGAGTTGTCAGTGGCGACACGCATTGTTGCAACTAACGCGTCCATCGGCCCGTTCTGTTACAGCCAAGGTCAATGCACCATTGTTCTTCCTTGCTATTTGCTGAACGAATCAGACCAAGTTATTCGCCACACTATTTTGCACGAAATTGCTCACTTTCAGCACGAACATCCGCGACAGCTTCGCCTTCAGAATCTTTGCACCGCGGTTTATTGGTTTCATCCTGTCGTATGGTGGGCTGCTCGAAGAGCGGACTTGGCACGCGAGTACCTTTGCGATGAAGTGGTCGTGCGGTCGGAAGGCGATGTTGCGAATTATCTTCGGTCGCTGGCTACTGTCGCGCAACGTAGCACCGAAAGAGATCGACAAGAGGACGGTCTTGGAATTTCCCGCCGTAGCAGCTTGGTGCGTCGAAGCAAACGACTGGTTCAGCTGGCTGGGCGAAACAATGAATCGGAGAATCCTTGGCGGAAGTATGCAGCTCTAATTGTCTTGGTCATACTCGTCGCCGCGATCACTATTTGGGCTTACTTGGCACTCATCAAACGGTCGCTCGGCTCTGTCAATCAAAAAGGAAGTTGCCGAGGCGAGTTTTCATTTGAAATGGATCAAAACAGGATCCGGTTTGTTCGTTAA